A portion of the Salvelinus fontinalis isolate EN_2023a unplaced genomic scaffold, ASM2944872v1 scaffold_0428, whole genome shotgun sequence genome contains these proteins:
- the LOC129846012 gene encoding endonuclease domain-containing 1 protein-like produces MIEPQLNGVNNSPEMKMMGEHYQHQAGNYDYKNSIQNKGVNRGHLFPNSHAHDLDTQKSTFTLTNIVPQVVSFNDGSWKEMERNVREKLMTDCFSNNRKIKAYVVTGAVPSKSNTMKNALNNTLKNALNDRVNIPDLMWTAYCCLNKKKKWMAEAHWGWNKKVKRKTLKPETLGALEKMLNQFHHGGRVQVFPKDCPRGPKPTITSNPPSWKNSLQIISSTVRNLYNSMMNRIG; encoded by the exons ATGATAGAGCCCCAG CTCAACGGGGTAAACAACAGCCCTGAAATGAAGATGATGGGAGAACACTATCAACACCAGGCTGGGAACTACGACTATAAGAACTCAATACAAAATAAAGGGGTGAACAGAGGTCACCTCTTCCCAAATTCACATGCTCATGACCTTGATACTCAGAAGTCCACCTTTACCCTGACCAACATCGTTCCCCAGGTGGTGTCCTTCAACGATGGCAGCTGGAAGGAAATGGAGAGAAATGTCAGAGAAAAGCTGATGACGGACTGTTTTAGTAACAACAGGAAGATAAAGGCCTATGTGGTGACTGGAGCGGTGCCCAGTAAGAGCAACACAATGAAGAACGCATTGAACAACACACTGAAGAACGCACTGAACGACCGAGTGAACATCCCAGATCTCATGTGGACAGCCTACTGCTGTTTGAACAAGAAGAAAAAGTGGATGGCCGAAGCACACTGGGGGTGGAACAAGAAGGTAAAGAGGAAAACATTGAAACCAGAAACCTTGGGAGCACTCGAAAAGATGTTGAACCAATTTCACCATGGTGGTCGTGTCCAGGTGTTCCCCAAGGATTGTCCAAGAGGTCCTAAACCGACCATTACCTCTAACCCACCCAGTTGGAAGAATTCTCTTCAAATCATTTCTTCCACAGTCAGGAATCTTTACAATTCCATGATGAATAGAATTGGATGA
- the LOC129846013 gene encoding collagen alpha-1(IV) chain-like, translating to MLICNHLLRGYSGYNGYNGNKGYGGNAGYSGYSGYSGYSGYSGYSGNKGYSGYSGYSGYRGNKGYGGNKGYSGYSGYSGYSGYRGYSGYSGYKGYSGYRGNRGNKGYRGYTGYSGYKGYSGNKGYNGNKGYGGNAGYSGYSGYSGYSGNKGYGGNKGYSGYSGYSGYSGYSGYSGYSGNKGYSGYSGYSGYRGNKGYGGNKGYSGYSGYSGYRGYSGYSGYKGYSGYRGNRGNKGYRGYTGYSGYKGYSGNKGYNGNKGYGGNAGYSGYSGYSGYSGNKGYGGNKGYSGYSGYSGYSGYSGYSGNKGYGGNKGYSGYSGYSGYSGYKGYKGNKGYSGYKGYSGYKGYSGNKGYRGYKGYRGYKGYRGNKGYRGNKGYSGYKGYKGYRGNKGYRGNKGYSGYKGNTGYSGYKGNKGYSGYKGNTGYSGYKGNKGYSGYSGYRGNKGYSGYKGNTGYRGNKGYSGYKGNTGYSGYKGNKGYSGYSGYRGNKGYSGYRGNKGYSGYSGNKGYSGNAGYRGYRGYRGNTGYSGNTGYSGYSGYSGNTGYSGYSGNKGYRGNKGYSGNTGYRGYRGNKGYIGYSGNTGNSGYSGNTGNSGYSGNKGYRGNTGYSGNTGYSGNTGYSGYWGNKGYRGYTGYSGNTGYRGDKGYTGYRGDKGYRGDKGYRGNTGYSGNKGYSGNKGYRGNTGYSGNTGYSGNTGYSGYSGYRGNKGYSGNKGYRGNKGYSGNRGYRGYKGYSGNKGYRGNRGYRGNTGYSGNMGYSGNMGYSGYSGYRGYRGYRGYRGNTGYSGNTGYRGYKGYRGYKGYSGSKGYRGYKGYSGNTGYRGNKGYRGNTGYSGNTGYSGNRGYRGYSGNMGYSGNMGYSGNKGYSCNTGYNGYSGNKGYRGNKGYSGYSGNTGYSGYTGYRGYRGYRGYTGYSGYRGYRGYKGYSGNTGYSGYTGYRGYKGYSGYKGYSGYTGYSGYKGYRGYKGYSGYTGYRGYKGYSGYKGYRGYSGYTGYSGYRGYKGYSGYTGYRGYKGYSGYKGYSGYTGYSGYKGYSGYKGYRGYSGNTGYRGYKGYSGYKGCSGNNCYKCYSGNTGNEGYRVIVVIMVPTDTCIYPTLLCLCIYSLVSSLSVHLFYVYIYL from the exons ATGTTGATATGCAACCACTTGTTACG gggttatagtggttataatggttataatggtaatAAGGGTTATGGTGGTAATgcgggttatagtggttatagtggttatagtggttatagtggttatagtggttatagtggtaataagggttatagtggttatagtggttatagtggttataggggtaataagggttatggtggtaataagggttatagtggttatagtggttatagtggttatagtggttataggggttatagtggttatagtggttataagggttatagtggttataggggTAATaggggtaataagggttataggggttatacgggttatagtggttataagggttatagtggtaataagggttataatggtaataAGGGTTATGGTGGTAATgcgggttatagtggttatagtggttatagtggttatagtggtaataagggttatggtggtaataagggttatagtggttatagtggttatagtggttatagtggttatagtggttatagtggttatagtggtaataagggttatagtggttatagtggttatagtggttataggggtaataagggttatggtggtaataagggttatagtggttatagtggttatagtggttataggggttatagtggttatagtggttataagggttatagtggttataggggTAATaggggtaataagggttataggggttatacgggttatagtggttataagggttatagtggtaataagggttataatggtaataAGGGTTATGGTGGTAATgcgggttatagtggttatagtggttatagtggttatagtggtaataagggttatggtggtaataagggttatagtggttatagtggttatagtggttatagtggttatagtggttatagtggtaataagggttatggtggtaataagggttatagtggttatagtggttatagtggttatagtggttataagggttataagggtaataagggttatagtggttataagggttatagtggttataagggttatagtggtaataagggttataggggttataagggttataggggttataagggttataggggtaataagggttataggggtaataagggttatagtggttataagggttataagggttataggggtaataagggttataggggtaataagggttatagtggttataagggtaatacgggttatagtggttataagggtaataagggttatagtggttataagggtaatacgggttatagtggttataagggtaataagggttatagtggttatagtggttataggggtaataagggttatagtggttataagggTAATACGGGTTATaggggtaataagggttatagtggttataagggtaatacgggttatagtggttataagggtaataagggttatagtggttatagtggttataggggtaataagggttatagtggttataggggtaataagggttatagtggttatagtggtaataagggttatagtggtaatgcgggttataggggttataggggttataggggtaatacgggttatagtggtaatacgggttatagtggttatagtggttatagtggtaatacgggttatagtggttatagtggtaataagggttataggggtaataagggttatagtggtaatacgggttataggggttataggggtaataagggttatattggttatagtggtaatacgggtaatagtggttatagtggtaatacgggtaatagtggttatagtggtaataagggttataggggtaatacgggttatagtggtaatacgggttatagtggtaatacgggttatagtggttattggggtaataagggttataggggttatacgggttatagtggtaatacgGGTTATAGGGGTGATAAGGGTTATACGGGTTATAGGGGTGATAAGGGTTATAGGGGTGATAAGGGTTATAGGGGTAAtacgggttatagtggtaataagggttatagtggtaataagggttataggggtaatacgggttatagtggtaatacgggttatagtggtaatacgggttatagtggttatagtggttataggggtaataagggttatagtggtaataagggttataggggtaataagggttatagtggtaataggggttataggggttataagggttatagtggtaataagggttatagaggtaataggggttataggggtaatacgggttatagtggtaatatgggttatagtggtaatatgggttatagtggttatagtggttataggggttataggggttataggggttataGGGGCAAtacgggttatagtggtaatacgggttataggggttataagggttataggggttataagggttatagtggtagtaagggttataggggttataagggttatagtggtaatacgGGTTATAGAggtaataagggttataggggtaatacgggttatagtggtaatacgggttatagtggtaataggggttataggggttatagtggtaatatgggttatagtggtaatatgggttatagtggtaataagggttatagttGTAATacgggttataatggttatagtggtaataagggttataggggtaataagggttatagtggttatagtggtaataCGGGTTATAGTGGCTATACGGGTTataggggttataggggttataggggttatacgggttatagtggttataggggttataggggttataagggttatagtggtaatacgggttatagtggttatacgggttataggggttataagggttatagtggttataagggttatagtggttatacgggttatagtggttataagggttataggggttataagggttatagtggttatacgggttataggggttataagggttatagtggttataagggttataggggttatagtggttatacgggttatagtggttataggggttataagggttatagtggttatacgggttataggggttataagggttatagtggttataagggttatagtggttatacgggttatagtggttataagggttatagtggttataagggttataggggttatagtggtaatacgggttataggggttataagggttatagtggttataagggTTGTAGTGGTAATAATTGTTATAAGTGTTATAGTGGTAATACGGGTAATGAGGGTTATAGGGTAATAGTGGTTATAATGGTACCCACTGATACGTGTATCTACCCAACTCTTCTATGTCTATGTATCTATAGTCTCGTAtcttccctctctgtccatctcttctatgtctatatatatctatag